DNA sequence from the Pelagibaculum spongiae genome:
TTAGCAATATTTTTTTGGCTCTTTTTTATTGGATTACTCTATTTTTTTCAACTGATATTTAATTAATATTTGGATGAAGGCAAACACTATGAGCAACACGCAGTCAGCTAAGCTGACAGACTTTTCTTTGGAAATGACATCTCGAGATATCGGCAGCATCCCCCAAGTCGCAGCTTCTATTTCAAATAATACCCAAGTGAAGATTGCCTACTTGGGTAATGAAACCATGAAACAGCGCCTTGATGCAATTGAGGCACTCAACAAGCACTCCCTTGAGCCGATGCCAATTATATCAGCGCGTCGAATCACTTCACCAGCTGAGCTGGAGTCATATCTTTCACAGGCCAAAAAGGTTGCTGCAATCGAAAGTCTGTTTCTTGTCGGCGGCGACCCTTCAGCACCACAAGGGCCATTTTCTGACTCATTAGAACTCATTCAAAGTCATTGCATCGAAAAATTTGCCATCAAAAATATTGGTATTGCTGGCTACCCGGTGGGCCACCCAAAGGTTCACAATGATATTTTATGGGCTTACCTCAAACAAAAACACAGTGAATTGGTTGCCAGAGGATTTTCTGTAGAAATTACTACTCAGTTATCTTTTGATGCTGAAGGCGTTATTAACTGGATCGAGCAGGTTCGACAAGCCAATATTGATGCCCCAATTCGTATTGGCGTACCCAGCCCAACAACCCTTACTGGGCTGATGAAGTTTGCTAAGCAATGTCGTGTCAGTACATCGCTAGGTTTGCTGTTGCAGTATGGTTGGAAGGTCAGTTCATTATTGGGAAATATCGGGCCAGAAAGCTTCCTTGAAATTATTCAGGAACGCTTACAACAGCTTGATTTAGGCGATGTCCGCTTACATATTTATCCTATCGGCAACCTGGTAAACGCTGTTAAGTGGGCGAATAAAAATCTTTAAGTTAAAGGTCGAAAAAACCAGCCCAAATTTATCAACGCGCTATAAAGATGAAATTGAGCCATCCCTGCCACCCTTGGTGTGTGGATGCCTGCTTCCTTGTTCAGAATGAAGAAACAGGCTTTTGACTTCGATATCAAAAGCCATGCAGAACCGTTACCGGGAGCGCAGGCAGCTTGCCTGCATAGCGCCAAAGGCACATAAATGCTTTCTCATGCAAATGCAGGCGGGCCGCCTGCGCTCCCAGCATCAAACCGGTAATTTTAATTTTCTCACTGGAGAATAAACCTACTTTCCGGCAATATGTTTAACAAATAAACAAAAAAATGAGCCTGATTCGCATACACCTACCTTCATTTTATGCTTGAGCGCAGAATGTAGACTAAATGGAGTTAATCTCGAAGCTCGTTAGACAAGGATATTAAATGAAAGAATTAATAGTAAGACCTGGCGATGTTGTTGTAACCAATTTTAGTATTTATCAACACTGGTCAATTGTTACGGATAAGCTTTGCTCGCTTGGAAACCCAATACTTATCTCTGCAACCAAAAGAAATGGCACTGTACAAGAAGAGCCATGGCACATCGTTACTGACAACAAAAAAACATATGTTGCTGACATGCCTATGGATATACCTATCTCACAGTTACTTGCGAACGCAAGATCCCAAATTGGAAAATGGGAATATTCAATAACATCTATGAACTGCGAACACTTTGTAAAATGGGCGTCAGGATTAGAGGTCTCATCAACACAAGTAGTAAAAGGTGTTAGCGCTACTGCTGCGGGCATTGCTGTTGCAGCTGCCGTATCTGAAAACCCCAGGCTACTTAAATTATTAGGCATTGGTATCGCTATTGGTGGGCTTGCTGTTCTAGCATCAAGAGCCGTTGAAAAAAACAATACCGAAAATGCTTAAACAAGCCCTATACGATTAATTCGGTACACTTCACGCCAAATGCATAACGCTTTGCTATGTGAACAAGCCCTCACCTTTCTTGGTGAGGATAACGGCGTTTAGCCTTACCTAGGGCACATTACATGCGAACCGTCTGCGTTCCCGACAGTCATTTACCGACGCCTCTCTAAACCAACTGTTATTAGCAGTGATTTGCATTTACGATAAACCTGATCACAATCAACTTGTCTATGTCATTATGACAGAACTCTTGCCATAATCCGCTCCAGCAGTCTCACCGGTCCCCAATGTTATGATGCAAATTGATATTCAAGACAAAGCAATGAAGATCACGCCTATCTGGCGCTTGGCCTTTCGCCCCTTCTTTCTATTTGGCAGCCTGCTGGCTTTGGTCGCCATTCCACTTTGGTTAGCCAGTTTCTTTGGCATGCTGCAACTCAACCCAGTTGGCGGCACTCTTTTCTGGCACGGCCATGAAATGATTTTTGGTTTTGGTAGCGCGATTATTGTTGGTTTTTTGCTGACTGCGGTTCAAAACTGGACCGGCTTGATTGGCCTTCGCGGTGCGCCACTAGCCGCTCTATTTGCGTTGTGGCTGGCAGCTCGCCTTGCCATGCTTTTTACCGGTGACTTACCTTTGCTGGCCGTTGTTCTTAACTTTGCCTTCCCAGTAGCAGCCGCCAGCATTATGGCGGGCTATGTGATTAAAGTTCGCCAATGGCGCAACCTAATTTTCACTCCAATACTGTGCGGTTTAGGTTTTGTTAGTGCATTAAGCAGCTGGCTGGCAAGCAGCGGTGATTTTGTTTTAGCCATGGGTAGTTTGCACAGCGGCATGATTTTAGTGGTGCTAGTGATGAGTGTGATTGGTGGTCGAGTGATTCCATTTTTCACTTCTCGCTCCACCGACTTTGAGCGCAACGACCTACCTGCTTGGACTGAAAAAGCAGCGATTGCCAGCTTGGCTGGTTTAGCTGCACTGTCGGTATTCGGTTTGGATAGTTACCCACTAGCGACCGCTGCTTTAGCCGCTGCTAGCTTGGTATTTAACGGCTACCGCTTTCTAAGCTGGGGTGGCGCGCATAGTTTCAGGAACCCTTTGCTGTGGTCATTACATCTAGCTTGGGCATTTATTCCATTAGGCTTGTTGTTGCTGGTGATCCACAGCTTCACCGCTAGCGTTTCTTTATCAATGGTGCTTCACAGCTTTGGCGTTGGTGGCATGGCCAGCCTGGTTTTAGCCATGCTAGCGCGGGTTACTTTGGGCCATACCGGCCGGCCATTAACCCCTCCAAAAGCAATGCCATGGGCTTTCGCATTAATTCTTTCTGCTGGCTTATGCCGTATTTTCGCCAGTTTATTACCAGCATTCTATCTGCCATTACTGTTAGTAACCGGCATATTGTGGAGCTTGGCGTTTATTATTTTCCTGAGTAATTACGGCAAGATGCTAGTGACTGCTCGTGCCGATGGCCGCGCTGGCTAATTTTTAAATACCCTTGACCCGTCAATAAAGTGCCCAGAAAAATAATCTGGGCACTTGCCGATTAACGTTTTTGATTGCATGCTTGATTCAAAAGTAACTATTGATCGAGTTATGACTCAGCCGCTGAACACTACCCTTTCACCTGCAAAAAACAACAAACCGCTTTCTATCGTCACTATCGGTGGCGGCACAGGCCAGTTTGCTTTGTTATCGGCATTGCGTGACCTTCCCAATATCAATATTTGCGCCATTGTTTCCATGGCCGACAGCGGCGGTAGCACCGGCAAACTACGTGATGAGTTGGGTATTTTGCCCCCGGGTGATGTATTGAAATGTTTGTTAGCTTTATCTCCGCAACGGGAAATCATGCGAGATATGCTGCTTAAGCGTTTTTCTGCAGATGGGCGACTTCAGGGGCATAACGCCGGCAATATGTTGCTCACCATGTTGTCGCAATATGCAGGTGATTTTCCATCGGCGATTCAAGCGATGGCAGAAATGCTCAATGTAACCCAGAAGATTTTGCCGGTGAGTACCGACCGAGTGACACTGGTTGCAGATTTAGATAGTGGCCAGCGAATTTTTGGTGAAAGCGCAATTGATTTACCGCGCACCCGTACTTTAAGCAAAATTAGTAATATTTATTTAGTACCGCACCACGGTGATTCGGTAACCGCTTATCCGCCGGTACTTGAAGCTTTAAAAAATGCCGACGTAATTTTGCTTGGCCCCGGCGATTTATACACTTCGTTAATTCCAAACTTGCTGGTTCCAGAAGTAGCTCAAACCCTCAAAGATGTTTCGGCACCGCTGGTGTATTTGTGCAACATTATGACCAAACATAGTGAAACGCGCGGATTTTCTGCTGAAGATTTTTTATCGGCGGTCGAAAAAACCATCAAACGAAAAATCGATCATCTAGTAATTAATAACCGAAAGCCTGAGCAAAAAACGCTAGAACACTATTTAGCCAACGAATCACAGCTGGTTTCTATTTCTGACCGCCAACAGCTAGAAAAGAAATGCCAGATTTGGGATGTCGACCTACTCGATGACACTGCTGGGATTTTGCGCCACAGCACTGAAAAAATGTCATTTAATCTTGAAAAAGTAATCCGAAAACTTTCCCACAGCAGAAATTAATTTGTTAAAAAAACACTCACTAAAACCAGTAGTGTTGCTACAAATAAAGGTACGAATGCGCCGGCCCAAGCAACAACTCGGTTTCTAGATGACATGCGCGGAAAAACATTACTTTTAGTTGTGTTCATACAAAATAACCGCCGATTGATTACTCGCTTAGTGTAGGTAATAAAACCCCGGCACTTGTCACGTTTCAGTTGGCGAAACTATACGGCTATCTATTGAGATATTATCAAAAAACATCTAGTCGGGTATTTTCTACCAGTCATTAAAAATGCCGCATTTTACGTTAGATAAAGTGCGGCATTTTTTTGTAGTCAAGTTAACCTATTTAGGTTTTCAACTTATTGCTGTTTTATTTTTAACTGCTTATTCCCACTCGATCGTCGCTGGCGGCTTGCCACTGATGTCGTAAGTCACTCGGGAAATTCCATCGATTTCATTAATAATTCGATTGGAACAAGTACCCAATAATTCATAGGGTAAATGTGCCCAGCGAGCGGTCATAAAGTCGATGGTTTCTACTGCACGTAATGCCACTACAAATTCATAACGGCGTGCATCGCCGGTTACTCCAACCGATTTTACGGGCAGGAATACCGCAAATGCTTGGCTGGTTTTATGGTAATAACCTGAGCTGTGCAGCTCTTCCATAAAGATCGCATCGGCACGGCGCAAAATATCGGCATATTCTTTTTTCACTTCACCAAGAATTCGCACACCTAAACCTGGCCCTGGGAAAGGATGACGATAAACCATGTCATATGGCAGGCCTAATTCTAAGCCCAGCTTACGCACTTCATCTTTAAACAGCTCACGTAAAGGCTCAATTAAGCTAAGCGCCATGTCGTCTGGCAGGCCACCGACATTGTGATGCGACTTGATAACGTGTGCTTTGCCTGTTCCGGCACCGGCAGATTCGATCACATCTGGATAAATCGTGCCCTGCGCCAGCCATTTGGCATTGGTCAGCTTACCGGCTTCTTCATCGAAGATTTCAATAAACTCATGGCCAATAATTTTACGCTTGGCTTCTGGATCTGACTCGCCTTTTAGTTTGCTTAAAAAGCGATCTTCAGCAT
Encoded proteins:
- a CDS encoding NnrS family protein, encoding MMQIDIQDKAMKITPIWRLAFRPFFLFGSLLALVAIPLWLASFFGMLQLNPVGGTLFWHGHEMIFGFGSAIIVGFLLTAVQNWTGLIGLRGAPLAALFALWLAARLAMLFTGDLPLLAVVLNFAFPVAAASIMAGYVIKVRQWRNLIFTPILCGLGFVSALSSWLASSGDFVLAMGSLHSGMILVVLVMSVIGGRVIPFFTSRSTDFERNDLPAWTEKAAIASLAGLAALSVFGLDSYPLATAALAAASLVFNGYRFLSWGGAHSFRNPLLWSLHLAWAFIPLGLLLLVIHSFTASVSLSMVLHSFGVGGMASLVLAMLARVTLGHTGRPLTPPKAMPWAFALILSAGLCRIFASLLPAFYLPLLLVTGILWSLAFIIFLSNYGKMLVTARADGRAG
- a CDS encoding lecithin retinol acyltransferase family protein, translating into MKELIVRPGDVVVTNFSIYQHWSIVTDKLCSLGNPILISATKRNGTVQEEPWHIVTDNKKTYVADMPMDIPISQLLANARSQIGKWEYSITSMNCEHFVKWASGLEVSSTQVVKGVSATAAGIAVAAAVSENPRLLKLLGIGIAIGGLAVLASRAVEKNNTENA
- a CDS encoding methylenetetrahydrofolate reductase, encoding MSNTQSAKLTDFSLEMTSRDIGSIPQVAASISNNTQVKIAYLGNETMKQRLDAIEALNKHSLEPMPIISARRITSPAELESYLSQAKKVAAIESLFLVGGDPSAPQGPFSDSLELIQSHCIEKFAIKNIGIAGYPVGHPKVHNDILWAYLKQKHSELVARGFSVEITTQLSFDAEGVINWIEQVRQANIDAPIRIGVPSPTTLTGLMKFAKQCRVSTSLGLLLQYGWKVSSLLGNIGPESFLEIIQERLQQLDLGDVRLHIYPIGNLVNAVKWANKNL
- a CDS encoding gluconeogenesis factor YvcK family protein gives rise to the protein MTQPLNTTLSPAKNNKPLSIVTIGGGTGQFALLSALRDLPNINICAIVSMADSGGSTGKLRDELGILPPGDVLKCLLALSPQREIMRDMLLKRFSADGRLQGHNAGNMLLTMLSQYAGDFPSAIQAMAEMLNVTQKILPVSTDRVTLVADLDSGQRIFGESAIDLPRTRTLSKISNIYLVPHHGDSVTAYPPVLEALKNADVILLGPGDLYTSLIPNLLVPEVAQTLKDVSAPLVYLCNIMTKHSETRGFSAEDFLSAVEKTIKRKIDHLVINNRKPEQKTLEHYLANESQLVSISDRQQLEKKCQIWDVDLLDDTAGILRHSTEKMSFNLEKVIRKLSHSRN